aacttatcgtcgctgcgacgaaaattataatcaaccttggcagcgtacgcacatcgacggccctgcaccgaggataaaagattgcagcgaatgtcagcgtcgaacaaaaccggaagtttgctgaatcgagcgataaacgcgcttcctttcgagttacatatccccggttaccagttttgcggtccgggcactcaactgaagaaacgattagccagaggcgacacgggcgtaaatccattggacgcagcgtgccgcgaacacgatattgcgtattctaagagtaacgaactcgtcgatagacacgctgctgacgatatactcgcagcgtcagcacggaaacgcattaccgcgagagactcgactttgggcgagagagccgccgctgcagccatctgggcagcgatgaaggccaagaccaagatcggcatgggtatgaatgcaaagacgagaaagaggaaaacgacgacgacgaaaaaaacaaaacgagtacttccgtcggcaaaacgaggcaGAGGCGTAGCGAGAGAGTGTGGCGCCCGGGGACATTTCAATGTAATGTTATTTGCGCCCTCTATCCGTTAGACCTCTATAGCTAATTCCAAAGATTTTTGGCATGCTGATTCGCTGAATTCAAGTCCAACCGTGACCTAAATCGCTCCATTACCATTATTAGGTTCCTGAGATATTCTAACTTAAATGTGTCCAGAAAGATGAAATGAAAAAATCTATCAAAATCAATTGCTACatccaataaattaaaaaaagctgCGTACTCTCGTGCTAAACTTTTTCATCTTAGTATGTTTTACagttaatacataatattactttcaattattgaacaatatacaatataaccGCTCTCAGCTAAACCCAGAGTCACGAATCGAGGACGTGGCGGTTATCGACTCCATTTTtcgttttttgtatttttctttttttaagttttttttgcatttttctttttttaatttttttgtgtttttcttttttaagttttttttgcattttttttatttttatagaagcgagctttctcgaaatattaaatattaatttttctggcCTTCGTAATCGCAAATTTATCAATTACTTCATTGAAATCCACCAGATCTAATGTTTCTTTCTCTATGCTGAGTAGAGCAAGATCACTTAGGCGATTTTGTCCCATTGATGTACGTAGATacgaaagaattaattttaatttgctgaAAGAGCGTTCACAACTGGCAATTGAAACAGCAATTGTGAGAAGAATTTGCAAGGCAACGCACAAGTTGGGAAACACGTCATCACCGTatgatattataaatgaaagaaGCTTCATCGGAGTATCTGGTAATGTATCGCCGCGAGTATGAAGTAACATCTTGGCGTCACAGATCTCACTATAGAGTTCATTTCCGTCAACATCTATGTTATAAAATTCACCGAAATTAGAACAATGTTGACGAAGATTATCCGTGTCTTTTTCATGAAGTAACTCTGTAACATTAAGTAAAAAcccaaattttgaatttaaatcttCCAGGCGAGTAAATCTCGTGATTATTTCTTGTTGAAGCCGATCTAAAACGCTTTTCATAACGCGCATTATCTCTTCACTTGCTGATAATCCTACATCTGTTGTTACTTCCCCAGGCATCTTTCGCCGTCTTCTTATGCGTCGTTCAATATCTATATCCCAACTTTCACATTTCATCTTCCCATATTCAACAGCATCTTGACAAAATTCATCTCTCAAATTGTTGATGTCAATTTTTAGGGATTTCAAATCACAAGCTGCATCCCAGAAGTTCATCGTGTGATCTTGAAGACGTTTCTGTACGCGATCAAATCGTCTTAGGATGTTATTCCAGAAATGCAACAGAACTAAGaagttgaaatttaaaatattttctagtaaacaTTCTGCCTCACTTCTTGTCTCATTTGTATTATTCGAGTCACCTGACATTTTCTCCAATAGGTTCACTAGTGCATCGAGCCCATCAAAAAGAGCATTAACAGCTTCATACCTCGCACTCCATCGGGTTTCGGATTCACGCTTTACTGTTTTCTTCACGGCTTTCTTTAATTCTTCCCATCGCAAAGTCGATCgcgaaaaaaacaaataaatattctcCAATTTACCAAAAAATGTAACGACAAGTGGATCTTGCTTAGCTGAATGTACACCTACTAAATTTAAACTGTGGTTATCACAATTAACAAACAAAGCTCGATGATTTCTCTCACAGATCCTTTGTTGAACTCCAGATATATATCCAGCCATCACAGCCGCGTTATCATAGCATTGTGACCTGCAATTATCTAAAGATATGTTGTCAGAATTCAATTTCTCCACAATCACTTTTTCTATAGAAGCTGCATTTTTAGCGTGCAACTCTATAAATCCTAAAAAGGATTCTTTAATGACAActgttttattaacaaaatcgaTATCTACGTATCTGATAACTTCAGACAGTTGCTCTCGATGTGCGAGATCTGGAGTCGAGTCAAGCAAAATgccataatatttatttttttttatgtcgttTACCAATTTGTTCCTGACAGCAGAGGAAAGAAGATGAATAAATTCATTCTGAATTTGCGGAGATAAGTAGGATGTAGAGTGTGGATTCTCGATAGCATAGTTGAGATGGTTTTTTAAAAGTGGGTCGTACCGAGCTATTAGTTTTAGAAGAGATAGGAAGTTTCCCAAATTTTTACCATCGTCATGACTTAAGCTTTCTGAATGGCCACGCAATGGCAAATTTTGAGTGGCAAAATACTTTATGCAAGCAAGTAATCTATCTAACACATCTCGCCATCGTTGTTTCTCAGATGCAATCTGAGCTTCTAGTTCAGCATCAAGtatttttcctttaattaatCTTCGTTCCGTTTCTTTCCAACTAGTAAACGATTTACGGTGACTAGGACTATTTTCATGCGCTGACAATTTTTCTGGCTTCTTCCAGTTACTAAATCCAGTAGCCAATTCAAAAGATGATCTCGTATTGGGCTTGGACGAAG
The window above is part of the Solenopsis invicta isolate M01_SB chromosome 8, UNIL_Sinv_3.0, whole genome shotgun sequence genome. Proteins encoded here:
- the LOC105203329 gene encoding zinc finger MYM-type protein 1-like, which encodes MSGKKLSGFQRRKRKVEYEKEDTKSRKLMAGFLKTNQSIAYKEVDSDAEARDDCINNYQNEPNISGVQNAQLNKNNEDQDDDANQSNISEEINTDETKNVKENNDEDQFEKSSYSDELEQSDLSKVILDIFKYHDIAYLEFDETSHLPKISQQLRTEMIIRGSEYFQNKSGPFVPSGGRSMTVSWFKRRLANQKGNEVNRSWLLYSPSKKAAYCFSCLLFPSSKPNTRSSFELATGFSNWKKPEKLSAHENSPSHRKSFTSWKETERRLIKGKILDAELEAQIASEKQRWRDVLDRLLACIKYFATQNLPLRGHSESLSHDDGKNLGNFLSLLKLIARYDPLLKNHLNYAIENPHSTSYLSPQIQNEFIHLLSSAVRNKLVNDIKKNKYYGILLDSTPDLAHREQLSEVIRYVDIDFVNKTVVIKESFLGFIELHAKNAASIEKVIVEKLNSDNISLDNCRSQCYDNAAVMAGYISGVQQRICERNHRALFVNCDNHSLNLVGVHSAKQDPLVVTFFGKLENIYLFFSRSTLRWEELKKAVKKTVKRESETRWSARYEAVNALFDGLDALVNLLEKMSGDSNNTNETRSEAECLLENILNFNFLVLLHFWNNILRRFDRVQKRLQDHTMNFWDAACDLKSLKIDINNLRDEFCQDAVEYGKMKCESWDIDIERRIRRRRKMPGEVTTDVGLSASEEIMRVMKSVLDRLQQEIITRFTRLEDLNSKFGFLLNVTELLHEKDTDNLRQHCSNFGEFYNIDVDGNELYSEICDAKMLLHTRGDTLPDTPMKLLSFIISYGDDVFPNLCVALQILLTIAVSIASCERSFSKLKLILSYLRTSMGQNRLSDLALLSIEKETLDLVDFNEVIDKFAITKARKINI